The Sphingomonas sp. So64.6b genome includes a region encoding these proteins:
- a CDS encoding terminase, which yields MDTSSTDSFAAQMPDFRHNPLGHAAFAYPWGEGTLKGVTGPREWQCEVMEAIGEHLQNPATQFTPCRIARASGHGIGKSALIAMLIKWGLDTGVDTRIVVTANTENQLLTKTAPELAKWSNLSLTRDWFRVGATALVSTSPGHDKSWRADLVTWSLTNTEAFAGLHNQGKRLILVFDEASGIPAKVWEVALGALTDEQTEIIFLAFGNPTSNSGPFRECFGAHRHLWNTAQIDSRTVEGTNKAYLDELIETYGVDSDIVKVRVRGQFPSASSMQFIASDLVDAARVRDFHNLPTDPIIFGLDCARFGDDHSTLAIRCGRDARSRPWKRWYKTDAMTLAGDVALQAQIHRPDAIFVDAGSVGAAVVDRLRQLGVENVHEVWFGGKGGDATWSGSMRVKTANKRAEMWTNMRGWLENGAIPDDDALATDLTGVEYGYANDAEILLEKKEHMKARGLASPDDADALALTFAAPVMPRDTLYWPSAPQPRQRPLTEEEECERLYKDLRDDGQT from the coding sequence ATGGACACCTCTTCCACGGACTCGTTCGCCGCGCAGATGCCCGACTTCAGGCATAACCCGCTCGGCCATGCCGCCTTCGCCTACCCCTGGGGCGAAGGCACGCTGAAGGGCGTCACTGGCCCACGCGAATGGCAGTGCGAGGTGATGGAAGCGATCGGGGAACACCTTCAAAACCCCGCGACCCAATTCACCCCCTGCCGCATCGCCCGCGCGTCAGGCCATGGCATCGGCAAGTCGGCGCTGATCGCGATGCTGATCAAATGGGGTCTCGATACCGGCGTCGACACGCGCATCGTGGTCACCGCCAACACCGAGAACCAGCTCCTCACCAAGACAGCGCCCGAGCTCGCCAAATGGTCCAATCTCTCACTTACCCGCGACTGGTTCCGGGTCGGCGCAACGGCTTTGGTCTCGACCAGCCCCGGCCATGACAAAAGCTGGCGCGCCGACCTCGTCACCTGGAGCCTGACCAATACCGAGGCGTTTGCCGGCCTCCACAATCAGGGCAAACGCCTGATCCTCGTGTTCGACGAGGCCAGCGGCATCCCGGCAAAGGTGTGGGAGGTCGCCCTCGGTGCGCTGACCGATGAGCAGACCGAGATCATCTTCCTCGCTTTCGGCAACCCGACCAGCAATTCAGGGCCTTTCCGCGAATGCTTCGGCGCGCACCGTCATCTGTGGAACACAGCGCAAATCGACAGCCGCACCGTCGAGGGCACCAACAAAGCCTATCTCGACGAACTGATCGAGACTTATGGCGTCGACAGCGACATCGTGAAGGTCCGTGTCCGCGGCCAGTTCCCATCCGCGTCATCGATGCAGTTCATCGCCAGCGATCTGGTCGACGCGGCGCGCGTGCGCGATTTCCACAATCTGCCGACCGACCCGATCATCTTCGGGCTCGATTGCGCGCGCTTCGGCGACGATCATTCGACGCTCGCGATCCGCTGTGGCCGCGACGCGCGCAGCCGCCCGTGGAAGCGCTGGTACAAGACCGATGCGATGACGCTGGCCGGTGATGTCGCGTTGCAGGCCCAGATCCATCGCCCCGATGCGATCTTCGTCGATGCCGGCAGTGTCGGCGCCGCAGTGGTCGATCGCCTGCGCCAGCTCGGTGTCGAAAATGTCCATGAAGTCTGGTTCGGCGGCAAAGGTGGTGACGCCACCTGGTCGGGCAGCATGCGCGTCAAGACCGCCAACAAGCGCGCAGAGATGTGGACCAATATGCGCGGCTGGCTGGAAAACGGCGCGATCCCCGACGATGATGCACTGGCGACCGACCTGACCGGCGTCGAATACGGTTATGCCAACGACGCCGAGATCCTGCTTGAGAAGAAGGAGCATATGAAGGCCCGTGGCCTTGCCTCACCCGACGATGCCGACGCCCTCGCCCTCACCTTCGCCGCACCGGTCATGCCCCGCGACACGCTCTACTGGCCCAGCGCCCCCCAACCGCGTCAGCGCCCCCTCACCGAGGAAGAGGAATGCGAACGCCTGTACAAGGATCTCAGAGACGACGGGCAAACCTAA
- a CDS encoding molecular chaperone HscC, giving the protein MIVGIDLGTTNSAIGIWRNGQAELIPNAIGDLLTPSAVAIDDSGAVIIGMAARDRQSTHPAATVTAFKRWMGTRQTVKLGGKTFNAEDLSAIMLASLKADAEAFLGEPVTSAVITVPAYFNDRQRKATRRAGELAGLTVERLINEPTAAALAYGIQSREEKEPFLVFDLGGGTFDVSIVEIFDGVIEVRASAGDNRLGGEDFNDTIIEIARPRIDPEGRLSEVDPMVLHELLRAAAERCRRGLSDEEEASFTVTSGDRQFTTNVTASEFETQAAPLLARLRDPVLRSLRDSDIRVESLSEVILVGGGTRMPVVRKTITRMFGRFPNAAVHPDHAVALGAAVQGGLKSRDADLEEIRLTDVCPFTLGVDNSASDGRGGFRHGLFSPIIERNTPIPASRVSYYSTLIDNQRNIEFGIYQGEAREVQGNVKLGAIKVPVPPARAGEVHVECRFSYDTSGLLEVDVHVPASGLVRNLVLMDDEDAPDAKEVEARRKVLAALKRHPREDSHNMAVLARAARCYESFIGERRDMVGHWTAQFETALDGQDPKIIAAARAQFEEALNQLEGDRYL; this is encoded by the coding sequence ATGATCGTCGGAATCGATCTTGGCACGACCAACAGCGCGATCGGCATATGGCGCAATGGACAGGCGGAACTGATCCCCAACGCGATCGGCGATCTGCTCACGCCCTCGGCGGTCGCGATCGACGATAGCGGCGCGGTGATCATCGGCATGGCCGCGCGCGACCGGCAATCGACTCATCCCGCCGCGACCGTCACCGCCTTCAAGCGCTGGATGGGCACGCGCCAGACGGTCAAGCTCGGCGGCAAGACCTTCAACGCCGAGGACCTCTCGGCAATTATGCTGGCAAGCCTGAAGGCCGATGCCGAGGCGTTCCTCGGCGAGCCCGTGACCAGCGCGGTGATCACCGTGCCGGCCTATTTCAACGACCGCCAGCGCAAGGCGACACGCCGCGCAGGCGAACTCGCCGGCCTGACCGTCGAACGGCTGATCAACGAACCGACCGCCGCCGCGCTGGCCTATGGCATCCAGAGCCGCGAGGAGAAGGAGCCGTTCCTGGTCTTCGATCTGGGCGGCGGCACGTTCGACGTGTCGATCGTCGAGATCTTCGACGGCGTGATCGAGGTGCGCGCCTCGGCCGGCGACAACCGGCTCGGCGGCGAGGATTTCAACGATACGATCATCGAGATCGCCCGCCCTCGCATCGACCCGGAAGGGCGGCTGAGCGAAGTCGATCCGATGGTACTGCACGAATTGCTGCGTGCCGCCGCCGAACGCTGCCGTCGCGGCTTGAGCGACGAGGAGGAGGCGAGCTTCACCGTCACCTCGGGCGACCGCCAGTTCACCACCAATGTCACGGCGAGCGAATTCGAAACTCAGGCCGCGCCGTTGCTCGCGCGGCTGCGCGACCCCGTGCTGCGCTCGCTGCGCGACAGCGACATCCGGGTCGAAAGCTTGAGCGAAGTCATCCTGGTCGGCGGCGGCACACGCATGCCGGTCGTGCGCAAGACGATCACGCGCATGTTCGGCCGCTTCCCCAATGCCGCGGTCCATCCCGATCACGCGGTCGCGCTCGGCGCCGCGGTGCAGGGTGGCCTCAAGTCGCGCGATGCCGATCTCGAGGAAATCCGCCTGACCGATGTCTGCCCGTTCACGCTCGGCGTCGACAACAGCGCGTCGGACGGGCGCGGCGGATTCCGCCACGGCCTGTTCTCGCCGATCATCGAACGCAACACGCCGATCCCGGCAAGCCGCGTCAGCTATTATTCGACGCTGATCGACAATCAGCGCAACATCGAATTCGGCATCTATCAGGGCGAAGCGCGCGAGGTGCAGGGCAACGTCAAGCTCGGTGCGATCAAGGTCCCCGTGCCGCCCGCGCGCGCCGGCGAAGTCCATGTCGAATGCCGCTTCAGCTACGACACCAGCGGTTTGCTTGAGGTCGATGTGCACGTCCCCGCGTCCGGGCTGGTGCGCAACCTGGTGCTGATGGACGACGAGGATGCGCCCGACGCGAAAGAAGTCGAGGCACGGCGCAAGGTGCTCGCCGCGCTCAAGCGCCATCCGCGCGAGGACAGCCACAACATGGCGGTGCTCGCCCGCGCCGCACGATGCTATGAATCCTTCATCGGCGAACGCCGCGATATGGTCGGCCACTGGACCGCGCAGTTCGAAACCGCGCTCGACGGACAGGATCCGAAGATCATCGCAGCAGCGCGCGCGCAATTCGAGGAAGCGCTCAACCAGCTCGAGGGCGACCGCTATCTATGA
- a CDS encoding helix-turn-helix domain-containing protein, producing the protein METRPSTFKPAYIRQARELYAQGLTDRELAAVFGVCRTTIFRWRAAYPEFAEATKLGKEVADDRVERALYERAIGYEEEAVRIYHPADAEEPVIVRYKREVRADTTAALQWLRARPGIWARPMPPPEEEKNIAEEIRKAMERVDRIAGSRLRQAPHHQARE; encoded by the coding sequence ATGGAAACCCGCCCCTCGACCTTCAAACCCGCCTACATCCGCCAAGCCCGCGAGCTTTACGCCCAGGGCCTGACCGATCGCGAACTCGCCGCCGTGTTCGGCGTCTGTCGCACAACCATCTTCCGCTGGCGCGCCGCTTACCCGGAGTTTGCCGAGGCGACGAAGCTCGGCAAGGAGGTTGCCGATGATCGCGTCGAGCGGGCGCTGTACGAGCGCGCGATCGGTTATGAAGAGGAAGCGGTCCGCATCTATCATCCGGCGGACGCCGAGGAGCCGGTGATCGTGCGCTACAAGCGCGAGGTGCGTGCCGATACCACCGCCGCGCTGCAATGGCTGCGCGCCCGCCCCGGCATCTGGGCTCGCCCCATGCCGCCGCCTGAGGAGGAGAAAAATATCGCCGAGGAAATCCGCAAGGCAATGGAGCGGGTCGACAGAATCGCAGGGTCGCGACTTCGTCAAGCACCGCACCATCAAGCGCGGGAATAG